From Ptychodera flava strain L36383 chromosome 3 unlocalized genomic scaffold, AS_Pfla_20210202 Scaffold_26__1_contigs__length_13983176_pilon, whole genome shotgun sequence, one genomic window encodes:
- the LOC139125781 gene encoding uncharacterized protein KIAA1958-like, which produces MEERNHYDWQNCMYFEHLASEFYYPDISISVEEKKTAGAPNTKAMEPEPPVIPAPANHSFTWNTTTGSSASARFANVSTDDVSVLVSTQKNKNTEMKTMREVAVFEEWRQSMTTEIRRIEDIPPPELDPLLGRFYLSVRKKNGEEYEPDSISSYQKSIDRHLRNANYGYSIMRDELFQKSRDALAAKRKQLKATGKGNLPKKSQAITEDHEKALVEAGQLGIHSPNAVLNTIWLNNTKLFGLRGSDEHRQMKWGDVSVARDENGEYLVYNERLTKTRRGEPGNTRKFAPRAYASPSKPQTCPVTVYRAYAKRRPEAMNFDDAPFYLGIEYVTSTLQRGIWFRKQPMGVNKLNTIMKSMANAAGLSDKLSNHSARKACVQRLLDAGVPPITAAQLSGHKNPTSLNRYSTANEDQQRQMSNILSGVRNTFDPRPSTSSVSLPVPAVPSISGPASAYGSTVSVSPSQPLQSCSQNTQHQFPQLPGMFSNTTITGGVFHFTFNVAGSSSSSNLHFSCTSCQTPQACRNLLGL; this is translated from the coding sequence ATGGAAGAACGTAATCACTACGACTGGCAGAATTGtatgtattttgaacatttggCCTCAGAGTTTTACTACCCAGATATTTCCATATCTGTTGAAGAGAAAAAGACAGCGGGTGCACCAAACACAAAAGCCATGGAGCCAGAACCACCCGTGATACCTGCACCGGCAAACCATTCTTTTACGTGGAATACCACCACGGGATCGTCTGCGTCTGCAAGATTTGCCAACGTTTCGACAGACGATGTCAGTGTCCTTGTTAGTACTCAGAAGAATAAAAACACCGAAATGAAAACGATGCGGGAAGTCGCAGTATTCGAAGAGTGGCGACAATCAATGACAACCGAAATCCGCCGTATTGAAGATATACCACCACCCGAACTCGATCCGTTGCTCGGAAGATTTTACCTCAGTGTACGGAAGAAGAACGGCGAGGAGTACGAGCCGGACTCAATCTCCAGTTATCAAAAATCAATTGATCGCCATTTGCGGAATGCCAACTACGGATATAGTATAATGCGAGATGAGTTGTTTCAGAAAAGCCGTGATGCCCTGGCAGCTAAACGGAAGCAACTGAAGGCGACAGGAAAAGGTAATTTGCCAAAGAAATCTCAGGCTATTACCGAAGACCACGAGAAAGCCTTAGTGGAAGCCGGTCAACTCGGTATACACAGTCCGAACGCTGTCCTAAATACTATTTGGCTCAACAACACCAAGCTCTTTGGCCTGCGGGGAAGTGACGAGCACAGACAAATGAAGTGGGGAGATGTTTCAGTCGCAAGAGATGAAAACGGTGAATACCTCGTATATAACGAGCGGCTGACAAAGACGAGACGCGGCGAGCCCGGCAACACCCGTAAGTTTGCCCCGAGAGCCTACGCAAGCCCATCAAAACCGCAGACTTGCCCCGTCACCGTCTATAGAGCATACGCGAAACGAAGACCCGAGGCCATGAATTTCGATGACGCACCTTTCTATCTTGGAATAGAATATGTTACATCTACTCTTCAAAGGGGAATATGGTTTCGGAAGCAGCCAATGGGTGTTAATAAATTAAACACGATCATGAAGTCCATGGCAAACGCGGCCGGCCTCTCGGACAAACTCAGCAATCACAGCGCGAGAAAAGCATGCGTGCAACGATTGCTTGACGCCGGTGTTCCTCCCATCACAGCTGCTCAGCTAAGCGGACATAAAAATCCAACCAGTCTAAATAGATACTCAACAGCAAATGAAGACCAGCAACGACAAATGAGCAACATCTTGAGCGGAGTACGCAACACGTTTGATCCACGACCAAGCACTTCTTCGGTAAGCCTACCCGTACCAGCCGTACCATCTATTTCCGGACCGGCATCTGCCTACGGAAGCACAGTGAGCGTGTCGCCGTCACAACCTCTGCAGTCGTGTTCTCAAAATACGCAACACCAGTTTCCTCAGCTCCCTGGCATGTTCTCCAATACCACAATCACCGGTGGAGTTTTCCATTTCACGTTCAACGTCGCAGGCAGCAGTTCTTCGAGCAATCTGCACTTCTCCTGTACCAGCTGTCAAACGCCGCAAGCCTGCCGTAATTTACTCGGACTCTGA